The following proteins are co-located in the Elusimicrobiota bacterium genome:
- a CDS encoding SOS response-associated peptidase family protein, whose product MCAQFTLIKTLKDLAKCLDFVIQDEILFPHRLVPSSKAPVVTNPPKGRALQAMRFGLIPSWSKEPKVKFATNNARLIWSYPHHCATAK is encoded by the coding sequence ATGTGTGCCCAATTCACCCTCATTAAGACCCTGAAAGATCTGGCTAAGTGCCTAGACTTTGTCATTCAAGATGAAATCCTTTTTCCCCACCGTCTCGTCCCATCCTCAAAAGCCCCTGTCGTCACCAACCCCCCCAAGGGGCGCGCACTTCAGGCTATGCGGTTCGGCCTCATCCCGTCCTGGAGCAAGGAACCAAAAGTAAAGTTTGCGACGAATAACGCCAGGCTAATTTGGTCATACCCCCATCATTGTGCCACTGCCAAGTAG
- a CDS encoding DUF2384 domain-containing protein has product MKRAHFFPTTEKVKASDVSSRIRVILHDAGVPERAAAQGLALGETYFSRMKNKRTGYYRRESISPLERLAYVVDFAKNTLSEKGVKNWLLEPNPYLNNVSPVLCLRSDEEMEKVISLLAAIRYGFPA; this is encoded by the coding sequence ATGAAAAGGGCACATTTTTTTCCAACCACTGAAAAGGTAAAAGCCAGTGACGTTAGCTCTCGCATTCGTGTTATCCTTCATGATGCTGGAGTTCCAGAACGGGCCGCAGCCCAAGGGTTAGCTCTCGGTGAAACATACTTTTCACGAATGAAAAATAAACGAACAGGGTATTATCGGCGAGAGAGCATTTCTCCCCTTGAAAGATTGGCCTATGTAGTCGATTTTGCCAAGAACACTTTGTCTGAAAAGGGTGTAAAGAATTGGCTTTTGGAACCCAATCCGTATTTGAATAATGTTTCCCCAGTTCTCTGTCTTCGGTCTGACGAGGAAATGGAGAAGGTGATTTCACTCTTGGCAGCAATCCGGTATGGATTCCCTGCTTGA
- a CDS encoding RES family NAD+ phosphorylase, which produces MTNEAYGGTIDDIGPSFIYGGRYNIKDEFGVLYLSSSPQCAFSERIRQVRGQKDDLLPQVIATFEVKIQKCLNLFEENIRREIGIVWEDLTKESDFLTPQSISREARTAGFEALIAPSAVGKECQTLVVFKDRLAPPSFCTLMKGSLKSFLVH; this is translated from the coding sequence ATGACAAATGAAGCTTATGGAGGGACAATCGACGATATTGGCCCTTCATTCATTTACGGTGGTCGGTACAATATAAAGGATGAATTTGGAGTTCTTTATCTCTCATCGTCACCTCAATGCGCCTTTTCAGAAAGGATTCGCCAAGTGAGAGGCCAGAAAGACGATCTTCTCCCTCAAGTAATAGCGACGTTTGAGGTGAAAATTCAAAAATGCCTAAACCTATTTGAAGAAAATATTCGAAGAGAAATAGGGATTGTCTGGGAAGATTTAACCAAAGAATCCGATTTTTTAACCCCACAATCCATTTCAAGAGAGGCGCGAACCGCCGGATTCGAAGCTTTAATAGCTCCTTCGGCTGTTGGAAAAGAATGCCAAACGCTTGTAGTCTTCAAAGACCGACTTGCCCCTCCATCCTTTTGCACACTTATGAAAGGTTCTTTAAAGAGTTTCCTTGTGCATTAG